The DNA segment GCCAGGGTTCCTTAGGttcctttaaatggttcttcacacttacatatTTTGTGCAAACATGGACAAATTCTTTATGGCAAAATTGGTTCTTCAAAATTTGGATCTTGAATCCAGTTTTCCGGCCGAGATCTTGTTCATGCTGGAAGTTAAGGGAAGGCAGACCCACACCTACCAAGGATTACACAGTCCAGGGCAGGAAAGGGCAGAAAATCTCAAAGAACCAATTTTCCCCTtttcctcccaatttggtaGTACCAATAAACCCATCCCTTCGTAGCTTTATTTCTAGGGCTGAAGGGTAGTCTACCTGACAGGATTGACGCCATCATCAAAACAAAGGAACAAGTAAACCAACTATTGGGGAAAGTTTACTTAATGAAACCCTACTTGTGGTAAAGTCACTGTACTGTAAAGACAGACAGCCTATGGAGATGCCCATGGAATTGTGTGGAAGTGGCCCAGACTGGTGTCCAGACTGAAGATCTATGAAGTGGCTCAAAGACTGCTGTAGCTGCATTATTCACAAGCAGCTGAACTAAAGAAGTACGCATCCTAAACATACACACTGTAAGCAATCCCACTTGCCAAAGTGCCTTGAGACATTCCTTACTCGCTCAGTAATATTCTGTATATTCACTTACAGAAGTTACTGAAGGCCACTATGAAAGCCCTCCTCAGCGAAACTCAGACAGCTGTTGAAAATGTTGGTGTGGTAAAGAAAATAAGAGCTAATCGACAGCACAAATGTATCCATTTGAGGGAAGATATGACCTGAAGAGTGTGTTTAAAAACAGACATGTTCAATGCTCCTCATTCACTTAGAAAGTGCTGGCTCAGAAAATATACAATGAGGTTGGTGTAGATACCTTCTGGAGTTTAAGCTTACCAAGATAGTCTATTGCATATATACATTCATGATTCTGCCCACTGCACAAGTCCCTCATCTGCTGCCTAACGTCTTCCCCTCCAGGACCATCTGGATCTCTTTGGCATCCAGTGTCTCGTACCTAAGCAAAGCCTCGGCCAGATTTTTGTGCTCCTTGGAGTGGGACTTTAGGAGCGTTTTAGCTCGCTCGTAGGAATCCTGTGGGGAAAATAAGCAAAAGATATGATCAGTTTCAGTTTTCAAGTCTTCCAAAGCTAAAtcaataacattaaataaatacatacatatcaAAAGTATAtagtactgtgcaaatgttttagaCTTCTGTGGAAATCAAAATGGAAAGCATCTTATCAGAATCAGAGATACTTTTGATCCCAGGAGGATCCCAGgatattgatcccaggaggatCCCAGGAGGataattgcagttgttacagttgcaaccgttTGTCTAAGAATAAACACttcataaaacaaaataaattaaaagcaGAGAGAAAAAACTTGGAAAAAACTTGAAATATGTACACACTCAtttattttatacacacacacacacatatatatatatatatatacacacacacacacacacacacacacacacacatacacacacatacacacacatatatatgtgtatgtatgtatgtatacgtgtgtgtgtgtgtgtgcgtgtgtatatatatacacacacgcacgcacacgcacgcacacgcacgcacacgaaTAGAGTAacctgggcagtaagtgtttatctgctcagtaaaacactaattttaaaataaacactaataacactcctacagaaagtgatGGTGGTTCCCCATCCCTGTGTTCAttagtctagtattatttactAGACAACTAAAGTTCTCgctcaacacctggtttggtaaatcagggcttaatgatgtagtcaggtgagctgctgctgctgctgattgagctgaacacaccacaacactggactgggggcgtccaggagaaacctggaggaaccgacctctgttcttcagactagctcacaagatttacgtttacctgcatctgttctaatgagatctggagtttctacagtaaaacgTACAGGTTATAATAGTGTGACTTTGGGTCTAAAACCTCTGCAAAGCACTGagtatacagacagacagaaagatggatACAGTGGATGTGGATGAATGGTTTTAATGCTTAACGTCTGGCTTTTGAGAACTATGCTTACTCTCAAAAGTTTCCTGACTTCTTGTTCAATGGCTGCTTGTGTCTCTGGGCTCTGCTTGCTGAGGTCCGTGTATGTCATGACACCCAACTGGACGAAATAAAAGAAACACGCACACAAAAATGAAGATATGAACATATGACGAATGACCACAATATCTGTCCCATATATAAAACTTTCAGAGCCACATTTGTGAAACCCGTCCCCCTAAAACAACAGCATTGCTTTTCGAAGGCTCAGTCAACACAAACCTTTTCACTCATGCCGAACCTGGTCACCATCATTTGGGCTATTTTGGTAGCGCTGTCGAAATCACTTGACGCACCTGTCAGATTGAATAACACCATAAATTCTCATGGGAAACTCACAGACCTCCTAAAAACACCATTTTAAATGTTCTAACTGGAAAATAGAAAAAACATTACTTGCACACATCACATATTTCTAACCCTTGGTTATCCAAGGTCCCCCTATTCCTGTCCATTTAATGACTATGGTGCACATTACAAATAGAATGTGTGCCTATTTGGCATTTTCCAGCACTGGTCGGTTTGCTGGTCGAAAGATGGAAAACCAGCAATACTTGTTGGCTGGAGTCAATTTTATTAAATACTAATAGGGATTTGTGAACATCTTTACTGCTGATGGCTGGATATAACGTCCATTAATGCCGCCTTGaggatagatggcgctctgaacactgtagTTAAAACAAGGACTCCGAGTGCCCATGTGAAATAAGGCGCAcatttggccttgctctctcaagggtgagttgatggcacttcctcctcatatgactcctagtgtgatgtgggTCAGTACAGGCCTCTGTTGGCTGTTATACTGGAGTTGAGTGCGCCGGCTTTCTTGCGATGCtacaaaaagaggtggtggctggcgtCACATGTGCTAGTCTTTTTTTGCTAGCCATACAGGGAGATCACATGACCGGGGATCGGGTGATTGGgtagataaaaataaaatagccaatacccgatccattaaaatagcCTTAAATACCAACACATTTTTGGTATTGTAATTAAACTGACCGTTTCCAGCCAGCAAGTGTTGCTGTCTTTATCTGCAATTCTGCGGGGCGGTCAAAATGTCCCAGTATTCTATAATCTTGCTCAATTTTAGTCCTGGAATGTGGGAGTGTTGCTCTGTAGATTGTGTGGCACAAGTGGAGCTTGGTAGGACTGATGTTATCCCGGCAGGAATACTTTCAACAGTATCTCCACAGTATTCTTACTTGACGGAATTGTTGTGGTCAAGGCTAGGGGTTTTCCAGCATCTTTAAAAAATGGCAAGGACCTGTTTAGACAgtacccaaaaaaaaaaaaaaaaaaaacgcaccTGTGGTAATGTTCTCATTTCCAAAGATAAGCTCCTCCGCCACTCGCCCACCCATGCTCACGTCCATCTGTGCCAGCAGCTGAGTTTTGGTCTCACTCCAGCGGTCATTCTCTGGCAGCATAGACACCTGGAAGATACGACAACAAGCACAAACTACAGggtctgcattttttttttttttggacataaACTCATCAGTATCAATGAATGAAAGCAAGTAGGAATCCATATAAAGGAGACATGTCACTATATCctgtgtctaaatgtttgtggacaccctttgaATAAacgcattcagctgctttacattgcaccaattgctgtacacggatgtgcaaatgcacacacacagcttgactagtccctgtagagaagtgatgccaacagaataggactctctggagcagataaacaaacatgatcctattggcatcatgctgcctaatgccaggtgtgggctagaggggtatacccccacccccctagcattgagctgtggagcagtggagaacggtgtcctctggaatgaaggatggtgctccattgtAATACATTTGGATGAGGTCGGGTCGCTGGATTcggaccttactaacgctcttgttgctgaatgcaatcaaatcctaacagccATGCTCTAGTAGAATCTAGAAGAAtggcttcttccctggacagtagagacagttaatccaacaaaagcaaaataaactcttttttaatgcctttgattttggacaaaacaatgaatgagcaggtgtcccaatacttttgtctatgtagcGTATGTAATGTACATTTATACAGTacttttacagtacagtacatttaTCCAACCTCATATCATCGCATTGCTGTtatgcaaaatatatatataacatgcaTGACGTGCAACATAAAGATAGCAGCAAGGGTAACTCACATGACCCAGAGTGGGCCCTCTTGGCATAATGGTTGCCTTGTTGATGGGCATGGCATCTTTGGTGTAGTATGCAATGATGGCATGGCCTGACTCGTGGTAAGCTGTGATCACTTTGTTCTTTTTATCTATCTCGACACTCCGGCGTTCTGGGCCTACGTGGGAGACAAAGAGGGAACACAGTCAGCCTGTTCTGGAAAATCGGCTCTGTTAAGACTAGGAAAACAACAAACTGGGAAGTGTAAGGATTTAACGCTTGTCCTACAGGAATGTCCTGGCTTAAGTCTCTCAGCTAATTGGGAAtccctgctttgtgaaacaaCCCCCACCCAAGTTCCCTCTGAACCCCAGTTGCCTCAGTGAAGTGATTCTCACCCATTAGGATCTTGTCCTTTGCAAACTCGAGCTCCTTCATGGTCACCATGTCCTTGCCATCCACAGCAGCCTTCAGGGCAGCCTGGTTCACCAGGTTCTCCAGCTCAGCTCCAGAGAAACCCACTGTTCCTCTGGCAATGATCCCAGCCTCCACAGCTGCAGAGAGCGCAAAGCAagttaattatattaattatatatttactatgtaattacataactGCTGTAGAGTGATGTGTACCTGGGTCTACTTTGATTTTTTTGAGGTACAACTGGAGTATCTCTGTACGTCCCTTCACATCCGGTTTGGCGACAGTGACCTGCATGTCAAACCGCCCTGGCCGGATCAGAGCACTGGAGGAAGGGAAAGATGGACTGAATTGTTATTTAAAGGCTCCAGATCTACATCCGGATTTATTCATCAGCAGTTTATATACGTTTGTTAAAGAACTACCAGAGATACCAGAGATCTGAGATCTTCTGACGATACATACTTATCCAAAGCTTCAGGGAAGTTTGTGGCACCAATAATGATGACACCTTCATTTGGCTTAAATCTGCAGAAGtcgaagatgaagatgaagatgaggatgaaTAACACATAACCACTTTACTATACACAAATAAGTCCAGCGTAAAGAACATGTAAGTTCAAAACTCACCCGTCCATCTCAGCCAGAAGCTGGTTGATGGTCTGCCTGGAATACGGGTGCATAGGTGACTCAATCCTCTTCCCTCCCACGCTGTCCAGCTCATCAATGAAGACCACACATGGAGCATTACTTTTAGCCTCCCCTAGTGGAAGAAGTAAGGATTAGCATAAAGGAACAGGAGGAGTAGGGCTgagcaatatggtaaaaatactatatcacgatatttaaagacttttttccccccaatatgatatttattacaataaaaacactggcagtgtttttaaaactactattcagatcctctcctgtagtctaattacactgttagtcatgaaacctgcagctgatcagtgtttattaagcactaacagtctcctccatatactTAAAAAAGCAAATTATCATTACGATAAcagtatttatcacaatacgataaaatattgtcatattgcccagccctaagtAAGACTAGGTGGCATCCCTGAAGTTCTTGGACAAGAGGTCTTCTGACAGACCATCACACAGCAAAATGGCATTAATAAGTCCTAGTCCTAAGCAGTGAATACATCCCCCACTAAAGGCCGTAGGAGACCCCAGAGTACTTACGAAAAAGGTTCCTGATGCGGCTGGCACCAACCCCAACAAACATCTCATCAAACTCTGATCCAGAGGCATAGTAGAAAGGCACAACAGCCTCCCCGGCCACAGCACGAGCCAGCAGTGTCTTCCCAGTGCCTGGAGGGCCCACCAGCAGGATCCCTGAGGAGAAAAGGGTGTAGTTTTAACCCTGAGGTTAAAAAGGGGGAAATTTCATTATTAtgctgttatattattattagatcaTTACCGATCTAACTGTGAATGCAAAAAgattatggacaaaagtattgggacacctgatcatttattgtttttttcccccccacatCAAGGGTACTGAAGAAGAGTTTATaggtagcatggtgccaataggatcatgtttatctgttccagagtgtcctattctattggcagtatttctctacagggactagagaagcagtgtgtatgtgtgcatttgcacatctgtatcagcaatggatacaacttaaagtagcagaatgcctttattaaaaggggtgtccacagacatttggacatatagtgtatatctcaAGCTGGTGCTAAAATAGGCTCGTGGTTAGGTGTATCATTATCACGGCTAGCCAGCATGAGTGTAACACTGCATAGGTAGCTCCCACAGGGCTGctctgggggctttatagctaTATTAGTGTTCTACAACAATGTAAACAAGCTTGCCTTTTGGTAGCTTCCCTCCCAGGGCAGTGAACTTCTGTGGGTTCCTGAGGAACTCCACAATTTCCTGCAGCTCGTTCTTGGCCTCCTCCACGCCTTTCACATGCTCGAAAGTGACGTTCTTCAACTGGACGGGGTCCAGTGCTGCGTCTAGGCCTGATGCAGTTCGGAATCGCACTGTCCAGAGCAGTCAGATTACAGCTCACACACCAAAGGCAcacgacacacacactctcaaagtTTGCTGTTGCACTCACATGAATTAAATGGTTCACTGGTCTTTAAAAAGTCTGATGTACTACTTAAAACAgcatgaaacaaagacaaacagagGGATGGAGGCCCCTAACAGAACCTTTACCTGATAGAAATGGTATTTTGGACAGTCCGTACAACCCCAACAGCAAAAGGATCAGCAGGATAATCCGTGCCTTCTTCAGTGTTCCTATAAGTAAACAGGCATTTAACATACAGAACAAGCAATAGCATCGTTTTTCTTAGCTAATAACACGAAGTACCAGAAATGTCACCTTGTGTTTTATGAGTATAAGACAGAGCACTGACGAAGCCTTCAACAAAACCATTCTTGAAAGAATGCCTATGTTCAAAAGGAATGTTTTTGGATTTCAAAAGCTTCGCAAGAGCCTCCATCTCCGGCGTTTTCTCCTGAACTTGAAAATCCtttaaagacaaaaacagacaTTTGTCAGCCTGGTCAACATCTCCTTATAAAATGTACTTAAACCAATCAAataaagtgtataaagtgtcaaataatgtgcatgtgtgtgtgtatatatatatatatatatatatatatatatatatatatatatatatatatatagtccaaATGTCTttactgcacccattgctgacacagatgtgcaaattcgcacacacacagcttgtctaggccctgtagagaaccACTGCCAATAAAACATGACTCTCTGGagagatgaacatgaacctttcAAGTAGATcaagtagaaaaccttcttctctggacagtagagtcagttaatccaacaaaggcaggaaaGGCTCTTGTTAAtatatcagaagaaacaatgactgagcaggcgtcccaatacttttgtccctatagcgATCAGCTGGTGTGTAATAtaagagagatgagagagagtggGGTGCAGACTGACAAGCCCTTCTATATTAATGGTGTTAATTACATGCACTAACTTAAACAGtagctgagctgaactgaactacaagCAATGCAGCACAGGCCGGTCATACCTTCTTTAACGGTGGAGTGTGAATGACATGGTCTTCTGAAAGGTCTGAGGTCTGTAGACGTCTTGTTTTGGACTTCAACGTTTTAAAACCTCGACTCTGGACCCACACTGAGAAACAAAGTATAAGGCTCAGGTAAAGGAAAGGCCTGACtgattatttaaatgtatatgaAATATGCAAGTTCTTACCGGGCCAGAACTTCAGATCTGTATACACTGCCTGCAGAGGGGAAGGGCTCTGTTTGCAGAAAACGGGCGAAACTCCCCCTATCTTAGCAACCGAGAAACCTGGAGAggaaataatacaaaataataaatatatatatatatatatatatatatatatatatatatatatatttccctcaaatatttaattattttatatatatatatatatatatatatatatatatatatatatatatatataaaataattaaatatatcacAGGACTTTGTGACTGCAGAGTAAGACAAATCTGATCACACATCACtgtacagggtgggccatttatatggatacacctacataaaatgggaatggttggtgatattaacttcctgtttgtggcacattagaagcttgtaaataactcatgaaagaataaagttacataaccaagcacaccattgtttttcttgtgaaattctcaataagttataataataggccgacttcaaaatggcaaccatggtcaccacccatcttgaaaagttttacccctcccatatactaatgtgacacaaacaggaagttaatatcaccaaccattcccattttatttaggggtatccatataaatggcccaccctgtacatATTCTTGTAGGCAAATTAAACACTGCATCTAAATACTAaaaaattctaataataaataaagcgcAACAGAGCACCGTTATACTGTCTGTATTACAGGCCTATGTAAATACTCCTATTAGTGTATTCTCATTTCTACACATTATCCCGAATTGCACTCAAATCCATTTAGTAAATTGAGGGAAATTTCCTAAAGAAGCGTGAGGTGCACAAGCCTACAGCACacaaagggttatttgagcaatgccacagaagaaccctcTTGGTAAAGAAActgggagtgtgaagaaccttgtcTATTCAGTCGGTCATCCAGTCTATTCATACTCCTAAACCCTGTTTCCTTCTtacccccatgtgctgagctgcccctgcTGTCTTCCCGAGTCCAGGTGTGGTTGCCTGCCTCTGGCTACTCTTTGGATCCTGTCCCACTCCTCCAAACCCTCCCTTTCCTCATGTATTGAAATGTTCAGATCCAACTGTTCCCTTCTGGTACCGCCAGACCCGTCCTGCTCTGGGACCCTGCATTGATtcaccctcacctcactgcacGGCTGTGCTTGTGAGTGTTTGCTTGAAGGACTTTCTCCTTTCACTGACGTTTTCATCTCTTATGGCTTATGGTGGTGTTCATCACACATCCCgacctcaataatgctcttttcgctgaatgcaatcaaaccctcacagcaatggtcctccaacatctactagaaagccttcttctctggacagtagagacagttactccaacaaaagcaggacttttaatacccttgatttcagaaggaacaatgactgagcaggcgtcccaatacttttgtctccaTGGCACTTTGCCatgttctcttaattcagtactgCTTTTTTTGTGCTATCCCAAGGAGTGTGGGTTGTCGACCCAAGGAGGATTGGTTCCCGGTTTGAGTCCAGGTTCCTCTCAATCGCAGAaagttttccttgccaccgtCACCGATGGCTTGCGTAAAAGAGGCCAGAActcagatctctgtaaagctgctatgtGACAACATTCGTTGTGAAAGACCTATAGAAATatatttgaattaaattgaatttaaatgagtaaagaacctttacacggACCCACTAACCCTAATTATCTCTTTTACAAAGTCTTTTCTGAACCAAATAAAGggttctcctatggcatcgctcaaagtgTCTGGGTGATCCACGTCGTTGGTCTGCCTCTCACCATATTTGTTGTGAAAGAAGGAGTCAGTAGAGAGGTATGAGGCCTTCCAGGTGCTTGGTCCCCCTTTAGCAGGAGGAGAGGAGACCTTCTGAGTCACATGGGGCAACAGTCTGTCCACAAGCTCATCCATCTGACCCACGCCCAGATCTGTCAATCCAAGATCCCTGAGGTTCCACACAGGCTGAACAACAGACAAATACATGGTGATAAATAATCAACCCTACACAAACTTTCCTGCTGATATAAAAGATGAAGAAAACGCTGATATCTTAATtgtgtttttaaagaatgtGCAAAATAGCATCAATCAaatataataaagtaaataaatataataaatatagtaaattTGTTTTCCCATAATTTTTCAGatcaacaaaaaagaaaacacagggGATCACTAATTTTCTGACACAGTCATTTTAGCTTTCAATGCTTCGTTTGTATAAGTGGATTATTTTGACACGGTCTGGCCACGATATCGTCTGCCATTTCCGCTCGCAGCGTAACCAGTGTTGTTAATGGGTGGGACTTCACCCGTTTCCAGCAATCTGACTGGCTGTTTTTATTGAACtatggttcgaatcccagtcatgcagttagccatcggcagccggggccctTAAAAGAGCACAAATGGCCTTCCTCTCTCTAGGCTGAGTAGATGGTGCATtatccccacatcactccagtgcaatgctgcccgacactggcgtctgctggcagAGTCGGATACACTGCGCTTTCCTCCGAGAGCGTTGGTTGTGTGGTGATGTCGGAGGAGGTGTGTGCCCTTTTACATTGCATGTGAAAGGGCAGAATATTTGTGGGTTAGGTAAGTGGCGACCCAAATTGGGGAGAATTTGGgtgaaaattttttttttaataaaatgataataCTACAAAAAtgagtaaattaataaataataataaaaaacattagttttatgtgtatatataagacATTTTGGATGTCTGTTAGCAACATGCCATGCTAAGCTAAGCTCAAGCTGATTGGTGTCTGAAATGAAAATGCAAAGCTAGAGCTCCTTCTAACCAATCAGGGCTGGATTTCATCCAAAGTAAACGTTAGCGGACTGTAAACTGCACTGTATACGCTACTATTGAAATGAATTCATTTTCTGGAGGTCTCCAAATGGACTAGACATCCCACGTTAAACCATGCACTTTATCCTTACCTCTGTGATGTGTAGGTCTTGTTCTGGGGCATTTTCCCTGTGCTGAGACTTGACTGATTTGCTCACCGAACCCTTCAAAGAGTGCAGGGCGTTGATAAGGTGACTCAACGGAACTGTTACCTGAGAATGGACAGAACAGTGGTCATTATTTATCTTAAAAGAGAACACAGTGATGCACTGCAAGCACACATCACTACCGTGACACTCTACTCCCATCCAGGCCCTGCATTCAGAAAGCTTCTCAGAGCAGAACTGCTGGTCTTGGATCTAGTTATTCTAGAATGAATATGTATATGAATATGTAGAATGAAGACCCTTATCGACAGGAACAGACTAAAAGCCCTGTGAGAAGCTTTAGTAACACAAGACCCACTAAAACTCTCAAAATACAAGATCTGCCCTCTTTAAAGTCATCAAATATCCAGATTTAGGGTTTAACCTTTCCTGAAAGTTGTAAAACACATAAAAGAAGCACTTTCACATGCGTAGAGAACCATGGGTGGCTCTTCAAACCttcatataatgtaaaatatatattgaatatattttttttacttaaaactGTACATCCAAAGTAAGTATTTACGAAGCTTTATTTTTGAGGGCGCTTTCAAACCTGCAAATTTTAGTCTGGTTAAATCAGACTCTGGTTCGTTTTTACCCTTAGTGAGATTcctttgggcaggtgtgaacagTACGGTAATTGCAGTCGGATTCGGATCAAAACAACCGCATCAAGACCCTTGAGAGAAGGTGGTCTCAGTCTGGTCCCAAATTGTGGTAAGAACGTGATC comes from the Salminus brasiliensis chromosome 23, fSalBra1.hap2, whole genome shotgun sequence genome and includes:
- the yme1l1b gene encoding ATP-dependent zinc metalloprotease YME1L1b isoform X1; this translates as MFSLPSPVQPQVTVPLSHLINALHSLKGSVSKSVKSQHRENAPEQDLHITEPVWNLRDLGLTDLGVGQMDELVDRLLPHVTQKVSSPPAKGGPSTWKASYLSTDSFFHNKYGFSVAKIGGVSPVFCKQSPSPLQAVYTDLKFWPVWVQSRGFKTLKSKTRRLQTSDLSEDHVIHTPPLKKDFQVQEKTPEMEALAKLLKSKNIPFEHRHSFKNGFVEGFVSALSYTHKTQGTLKKARIILLILLLLGLYGLSKIPFLSVRFRTASGLDAALDPVQLKNVTFEHVKGVEEAKNELQEIVEFLRNPQKFTALGGKLPKGILLVGPPGTGKTLLARAVAGEAVVPFYYASGSEFDEMFVGVGASRIRNLFREAKSNAPCVVFIDELDSVGGKRIESPMHPYSRQTINQLLAEMDGFKPNEGVIIIGATNFPEALDNALIRPGRFDMQVTVAKPDVKGRTEILQLYLKKIKVDPAVEAGIIARGTVGFSGAELENLVNQAALKAAVDGKDMVTMKELEFAKDKILMGPERRSVEIDKKNKVITAYHESGHAIIAYYTKDAMPINKATIMPRGPTLGHVSMLPENDRWSETKTQLLAQMDVSMGGRVAEELIFGNENITTGASSDFDSATKIAQMMVTRFGMSEKLGVMTYTDLSKQSPETQAAIEQEVRKLLRDSYERAKTLLKSHSKEHKNLAEALLRYETLDAKEIQMVLEGKTLGSR
- the yme1l1b gene encoding ATP-dependent zinc metalloprotease YME1L1b isoform X2 yields the protein MDELVDRLLPHVTQKVSSPPAKGGPSTWKASYLSTDSFFHNKYGFSVAKIGGVSPVFCKQSPSPLQAVYTDLKFWPVWVQSRGFKTLKSKTRRLQTSDLSEDHVIHTPPLKKDFQVQEKTPEMEALAKLLKSKNIPFEHRHSFKNGFVEGFVSALSYTHKTQGTLKKARIILLILLLLGLYGLSKIPFLSVRFRTASGLDAALDPVQLKNVTFEHVKGVEEAKNELQEIVEFLRNPQKFTALGGKLPKGILLVGPPGTGKTLLARAVAGEAVVPFYYASGSEFDEMFVGVGASRIRNLFREAKSNAPCVVFIDELDSVGGKRIESPMHPYSRQTINQLLAEMDGFKPNEGVIIIGATNFPEALDNALIRPGRFDMQVTVAKPDVKGRTEILQLYLKKIKVDPAVEAGIIARGTVGFSGAELENLVNQAALKAAVDGKDMVTMKELEFAKDKILMGPERRSVEIDKKNKVITAYHESGHAIIAYYTKDAMPINKATIMPRGPTLGHVSMLPENDRWSETKTQLLAQMDVSMGGRVAEELIFGNENITTGASSDFDSATKIAQMMVTRFGMSEKLGVMTYTDLSKQSPETQAAIEQEVRKLLRDSYERAKTLLKSHSKEHKNLAEALLRYETLDAKEIQMVLEGKTLGSR